A region of Streptomyces cinnamoneus DNA encodes the following proteins:
- a CDS encoding TetR/AcrR family transcriptional regulator encodes MTGRADANRRRIMDIALAELLRDADASMDQIARAAGVVRRTVYGHFPSRDALIGALVDDAAQAVADAQARALRDVADPAEALARAMLAAWEIADGYRLLISLAQRSVTVEGIHRRLEPVRRECAAMLQRGLDEGRFVSPLPAVALAYVREQVLFGLMQAVNDGVLAPAEAGRSAAVTALTASGVPAGEAAELVTRIGGQRSGAR; translated from the coding sequence ATGACCGGTAGAGCGGACGCCAATCGCCGCCGCATCATGGACATCGCGCTCGCCGAGCTGCTGCGCGACGCGGATGCGAGCATGGACCAGATCGCACGGGCGGCCGGCGTGGTGCGGCGCACCGTCTACGGGCACTTCCCCAGCCGCGACGCGCTGATCGGCGCGCTCGTCGACGACGCGGCCCAGGCGGTGGCCGACGCCCAGGCCCGGGCCCTGCGCGACGTGGCCGACCCGGCGGAGGCCCTGGCCCGCGCCATGCTGGCCGCCTGGGAGATCGCCGACGGTTACCGTCTGCTCATCTCGCTGGCGCAGCGCAGCGTCACGGTGGAGGGCATCCACCGCCGGCTGGAGCCGGTGCGGCGCGAGTGCGCGGCGATGCTGCAACGGGGTCTCGACGAGGGCCGGTTCGTCTCACCGCTGCCCGCGGTGGCGCTGGCGTACGTGCGGGAGCAGGTGCTGTTCGGCCTGATGCAGGCCGTCAACGACGGGGTCCTGGCCCCGGCGGAGGCGGGCCGCTCGGCGGCGGTGACGGCGCTGACGGCGTCGGGGGTGCCGGCCGGGGAGGCGGCGGAGCTGGTGACGCGGATCGGCGGCCAGCGGTCCGGCGCACGGTAG
- a CDS encoding sensor histidine kinase, whose translation MRTPRIRRPRSLAGRLFAMQIVLVAAVVAGCAVFAYVTDRRQAEEAAGRQVTAAATAVAASPAVRAAVRGPDPTAALQPYAERVRRDTGVDFVTIMSPGGLRWTHPDPARIGERFLGHTGPALRGRTFSETYTGTLGPSVRAVAPVTADDGTVAALVSAGITVDAISAEARHQLAALSGMALAALALGGAGTYLLGSRLRRHTHGMNAGELARMRDYHEAALHAVREGLLMLDGQRRIALVNDGGRVLLGLAGEDVVGRPVADLGLPPALTEALLAPGPRVDEVHLTAERILVVNTSPVAGGERHGTVVTLRDHTELQALSGELDSVRGLAEALRSQAHEAANRLHAVVSLIELGRADEAADFATAELELAQALTDQVVAAVAEPVLAALLLGKAAQANEHGVELALTDDSRVDDGLLPPDLPARDLVTILGNLIDNAVEAATDAHGPGRVTVTVRTDTEGAAGAELLLRVGDTGAGVAPEVMDEVFQRGWSTKDATGPHGRGLGLALVRRAARRHGGTVTLGHSPGGGAEFTVRLPLPGAGAAAAPGPSPVPQGASA comes from the coding sequence ATGCGCACACCCCGCATCCGTCGCCCCCGCAGCCTCGCCGGCCGGCTCTTCGCCATGCAGATCGTGCTGGTCGCCGCCGTGGTGGCCGGATGCGCGGTCTTCGCCTACGTCACCGACCGCCGCCAGGCCGAGGAGGCGGCCGGCCGCCAGGTGACCGCCGCCGCCACCGCCGTGGCCGCCTCGCCTGCCGTCCGGGCCGCGGTCCGGGGCCCGGACCCGACGGCGGCGCTCCAGCCGTACGCCGAGCGGGTCCGCCGCGACACCGGCGTCGACTTCGTGACGATCATGAGCCCGGGCGGGCTGCGCTGGACGCACCCCGACCCCGCCCGCATCGGCGAACGCTTCCTCGGCCACACCGGCCCCGCCCTGCGCGGGCGGACGTTCTCCGAGACGTACACCGGCACCCTGGGCCCCTCCGTGCGGGCCGTCGCGCCCGTGACCGCCGACGACGGCACGGTGGCCGCGCTCGTCAGCGCCGGCATCACCGTCGACGCCATCAGCGCCGAGGCGCGCCACCAGCTCGCCGCCCTGTCCGGCATGGCGCTGGCCGCCCTCGCCCTGGGCGGCGCCGGGACGTACCTCCTGGGCTCCCGGCTGCGCCGCCACACCCACGGCATGAACGCCGGGGAGCTGGCCCGGATGCGCGACTACCACGAGGCCGCGCTGCACGCCGTGCGCGAGGGCCTGCTGATGCTCGACGGGCAGCGCCGGATCGCGCTCGTCAACGACGGCGGCCGGGTGCTGCTCGGCCTGGCCGGCGAGGACGTCGTCGGCCGCCCCGTCGCGGACCTGGGCCTGCCGCCGGCGCTGACGGAGGCGCTGCTCGCGCCGGGGCCGCGCGTCGACGAGGTGCACCTGACCGCCGAGCGGATCCTCGTCGTCAACACCTCGCCGGTCGCCGGCGGTGAGCGGCACGGCACCGTCGTCACCCTGCGCGACCACACCGAACTCCAGGCACTGTCAGGGGAGTTGGACTCCGTGCGCGGCCTCGCCGAGGCACTGCGCTCGCAGGCGCACGAGGCCGCGAACAGGCTGCACGCCGTCGTCTCGCTCATCGAGCTCGGCCGGGCCGACGAGGCCGCCGACTTCGCCACCGCCGAGCTGGAGCTCGCCCAGGCCCTGACCGACCAGGTCGTCGCCGCCGTCGCCGAACCGGTCCTCGCCGCGCTGCTCCTGGGCAAGGCGGCCCAGGCCAACGAGCACGGGGTGGAGCTGGCGCTGACCGACGACAGCCGCGTGGACGACGGCCTGCTGCCGCCGGACCTGCCCGCCCGCGACCTGGTCACGATCCTCGGCAACCTCATCGACAACGCCGTCGAGGCGGCCACGGACGCCCACGGCCCCGGCCGGGTCACCGTCACCGTCCGCACGGACACCGAGGGGGCGGCCGGCGCCGAGCTGCTGCTGCGCGTCGGCGACACCGGAGCCGGCGTGGCCCCCGAGGTGATGGACGAGGTGTTCCAGCGGGGCTGGTCCACCAAGGACGCCACCGGGCCGCACGGCCGGGGCCTCGGCCTGGCGCTCGTGCGCCGGGCCGCCCGGCGCCACGGCGGCACGGTCACGCTCGGCCACTCCCCGGGGGGCGGCGCCGAGTTCACCGTGCGGCTGCCGCTGCCCGGCGCCGGGGCCGCCGCGGCGCCCGGCCCGTCCCCCGTCCCGCAAGGAGCGTCCGCATGA
- a CDS encoding YjbQ family protein, with product MTGTFTTRTVDVTTGSAETMHDLTNACSAFLREVAHGRDGLLNVFTPHATSGLAVIETGAGSDDDLLAALREVLRADDRWQDRHGGAGPGRDHMLPALVPPHATLPVVGGELELGTSQSVVLVTTGRDTPDRKVRLSFLG from the coding sequence ATGACTGGCACCTTCACCACCCGCACCGTCGACGTGACAACCGGCTCCGCCGAAACCATGCACGACCTGACGAACGCGTGCTCCGCGTTCCTCCGGGAGGTCGCTCACGGGAGAGACGGGCTGCTGAACGTCTTCACCCCGCACGCGACGTCCGGCCTGGCCGTCATCGAGACCGGGGCCGGCAGTGACGACGACCTGCTGGCGGCCCTCCGAGAGGTTCTCCGCGCGGACGACCGCTGGCAGGACCGCCACGGCGGTGCGGGCCCCGGCCGCGATCACATGCTCCCGGCCCTGGTCCCGCCCCACGCCACGCTGCCCGTGGTCGGCGGTGAGCTGGAGCTGGGGACCTCGCAGTCCGTCGTTCTGGTGACCACCGGCCGGGACACCCCCGACCGAAAGGTCCGACTGTCCTTCCTCGGCTGA
- a CDS encoding alpha/beta hydrolase family protein, with amino-acid sequence MSSSSSMNRRTLTKSAVLATALLLTGGTGLAPARAATEGGAVVPRLPAPTGPYATGVTALYLVDRSRPDPWEPKIPVREVLVTVFHPARTVRGRPAAPQWTQGAAELFGQLAPQAGHRELPAAGVDWAATATHSRKLAPATGGRRPVLLYSPGGGDPGALGTGLAEDLASHGYVVVVVDHPGDGLAVEFPCGTSGRDTVRATVFRDDPRAHPAMFRTAIDTRIADIRFVLDQLEVLAAGRNPDALGRALPEHLGRALDLRRVGVYGHSAGGTAVAEALYEDRRVGAAVTMEGYLDYAPEGPGRPGELFPVARHGVDRPLLLLGTDGFRSEELDRSWSAVLARSGGRVRRRQLDDSSHWVFTDYAAFAPQLQTAALMTAEGRNKLVGPIDPARSVPAVRGQVRSFFDRHLPARRA; translated from the coding sequence ATGTCTTCTTCCTCCTCGATGAACCGGCGCACCCTCACCAAGTCCGCCGTCCTGGCCACCGCCCTGCTGCTCACCGGCGGCACGGGCCTCGCACCGGCCCGGGCCGCCACCGAGGGCGGCGCCGTCGTCCCGCGGTTGCCGGCGCCGACGGGCCCGTACGCGACCGGCGTGACGGCGCTCTACCTCGTCGACCGCTCCCGCCCCGACCCGTGGGAGCCCAAGATCCCCGTACGGGAGGTGCTGGTCACCGTCTTCCATCCGGCCCGCACCGTGCGCGGCCGGCCGGCCGCCCCGCAGTGGACGCAGGGCGCCGCGGAGCTCTTCGGACAGCTCGCCCCCCAGGCGGGACACCGCGAGCTGCCGGCGGCCGGGGTGGACTGGGCGGCCACCGCCACCCACTCGCGCAAGCTCGCGCCCGCCACGGGCGGACGGCGGCCGGTGCTGCTGTACAGCCCCGGCGGCGGCGACCCGGGGGCGCTCGGCACCGGCCTCGCCGAGGACCTGGCCAGCCACGGCTACGTCGTGGTGGTCGTCGACCACCCCGGCGACGGCCTCGCGGTGGAGTTCCCGTGCGGGACGAGCGGACGCGACACGGTCCGGGCCACCGTCTTCCGGGACGACCCCCGCGCGCATCCCGCGATGTTCCGCACCGCGATCGACACCCGGATCGCGGACATCCGGTTCGTGCTGGACCAGTTGGAGGTGCTGGCGGCCGGCCGGAATCCCGACGCGCTGGGGCGCGCCCTGCCCGAGCACCTCGGACGTGCGCTGGACCTGCGGCGGGTGGGCGTCTACGGCCACTCGGCGGGCGGCACGGCCGTGGCCGAGGCGCTGTACGAGGACCGTCGCGTCGGCGCCGCCGTCACCATGGAGGGCTACCTCGACTACGCGCCCGAGGGGCCCGGCCGGCCGGGAGAGCTGTTCCCCGTGGCCCGGCACGGGGTGGACCGGCCGCTGCTCCTGCTGGGCACCGACGGCTTCCGCAGCGAGGAGCTCGACCGCTCCTGGTCGGCCGTGCTCGCCCGCTCCGGGGGACGCGTCCGCCGGCGGCAGCTCGACGACTCCTCGCACTGGGTGTTCACCGACTACGCCGCCTTCGCGCCCCAGTTGCAGACTGCCGCCCTGATGACGGCCGAGGGCCGGAACAAGCTGGTCGGCCCGATCGACCCGGCGCGGTCGGTGCCCGCGGTGCGCGGGCAGGTGCGCTCGTTCTTCGACCGGCACCTGCCCGCGCGCCGGGCGTGA
- a CDS encoding extracellular solute-binding protein, whose translation MRPTRPVLLVALSALALTSCGSGSGDDPDTVKVAYQRSTDNKVRIMDAYLAGIKKQFERTYQGKKLRLLPVQASQDDYYTKIQQMMRSPKTAPDLVREDTFLINADIKSGYLRPLDDKLAAWKHWDRFAASAKASARAEDGRTYGVPDGTDTRGLWFNKELFARAGLPADWRPRTWNDVLDAARAVKRAVPGVIPLNVYTGKGAGEGAAMQGFEMLLYGTGADPLYDPAAKKWRAGTTGFRDSLEFVRTVFAEKLGPQPSDALDPNVSTRVAGEWIPEGKLAIALDGSWLGKYWQPDGSRPWPQWSRVMGRAAFPTQDGRDPGRVSLSGGWTWSISARSTKADLAWQLVELLQSPENATDWTVRDGQIAVRDDVAANDRYRSSMPGVEFFTGLVKNTHYRPALPVYPQVSSAIQEAMESVTTGDASTERAARRYDERLRSIAGADGVKAS comes from the coding sequence GTGCGCCCCACCCGCCCCGTACTTCTCGTGGCCCTCTCCGCTCTCGCTCTCACGTCCTGCGGCAGCGGTTCGGGCGACGACCCCGACACCGTGAAGGTCGCGTACCAGCGCAGCACGGACAACAAGGTCCGGATCATGGACGCGTATCTGGCCGGCATCAAGAAGCAGTTCGAGCGGACGTACCAGGGGAAGAAGCTCCGGCTCCTCCCCGTCCAGGCGTCCCAGGACGACTACTACACCAAGATCCAGCAGATGATGCGGTCGCCGAAGACCGCGCCGGACCTGGTGCGCGAGGACACGTTCCTGATCAACGCCGACATCAAGAGCGGCTACTTGAGACCGCTCGACGACAAGCTGGCCGCCTGGAAGCACTGGGACCGCTTCGCCGCGAGCGCGAAGGCCTCGGCGAGGGCCGAGGACGGCAGGACCTACGGGGTCCCGGACGGCACCGACACCCGGGGGCTGTGGTTCAACAAGGAGCTCTTCGCACGGGCGGGCCTGCCGGCCGACTGGCGGCCGCGCACCTGGAACGACGTGCTCGACGCCGCCCGCGCGGTCAAGCGCGCGGTCCCCGGCGTCATTCCGCTCAACGTCTACACGGGCAAGGGCGCGGGAGAGGGCGCCGCGATGCAGGGCTTCGAGATGCTGCTGTACGGGACGGGCGCGGACCCCCTCTACGACCCGGCGGCGAAGAAGTGGCGGGCCGGCACCACGGGGTTCCGGGACTCCCTGGAATTCGTCCGCACCGTCTTCGCCGAGAAGCTCGGCCCCCAGCCGTCCGACGCCCTCGACCCCAACGTCTCGACGCGCGTGGCCGGCGAGTGGATCCCCGAGGGCAAGCTGGCCATCGCCCTGGACGGCTCCTGGCTCGGCAAGTACTGGCAGCCCGACGGCTCCCGGCCGTGGCCGCAGTGGTCGCGGGTGATGGGCCGGGCGGCCTTCCCCACCCAGGACGGCCGGGATCCCGGCCGCGTCAGCCTCTCCGGCGGCTGGACCTGGTCGATCAGCGCCAGGTCCACCAAGGCGGACCTCGCCTGGCAGCTCGTCGAGCTGCTCCAGTCCCCGGAGAACGCCACCGACTGGACCGTGCGCGACGGGCAGATCGCGGTGCGGGACGACGTCGCGGCGAACGACCGCTACCGCTCCTCCATGCCGGGCGTCGAGTTCTTCACCGGCCTGGTGAAGAACACCCACTACCGCCCCGCGCTGCCGGTCTACCCGCAGGTGTCCAGCGCCATCCAGGAGGCGATGGAGTCGGTGACGACCGGTGACGCGAGCACGGAGCGGGCGGCCCGGCGGTACGACGAGAGGCTGCGTTCGATCGCGGGCGCGGACGGCGTGAAGGCCTCATGA
- a CDS encoding cation:dicarboxylate symporter family transporter, whose translation MQQSPPPQEPARASGRPDRTHYLYLAVIAAVLAGIAVGFAAPGFAVELKPLGTGFVNLIKMMISPVIFCTIVLGIGSVRKAAKVGAVGGLALGYFLLMSTVALAIGLVVGNLLEPGSGLHLTDALRHAGESQAKGAHTSTQDFLLGVIPTTIVSALTGGQVLQALLVALLTGFALQAMGPAGDPVMRGVGHVQKLVFRILAMIMWVAPVGAFGAIAALVGATGVDALKSLAVIMLGFYTTCLIFVVLVLGTLLRLVAGVNIFALLKYLGREFLLILSTSSSESALPRLIAKMEHLGVSKPVVGITVPTGYSFNLDGTAIYLTMSSLFVAEAMGQPLSLGQQVSLLLFMIVASKGAAGVTGAGLATLAGGLQSHRPELVDGVGLIVGIDRFMSEARALTNFAGNAVATVLIGTWTKEIDRARVDEVLAGRLPFDEASLTPDDHGHVPGPRDAAKEPAGA comes from the coding sequence GTGCAGCAGTCACCGCCGCCGCAGGAGCCCGCGCGGGCGAGCGGCAGGCCGGACCGGACCCACTACCTCTACCTCGCGGTGATCGCGGCGGTGCTCGCCGGCATCGCGGTCGGCTTCGCGGCGCCGGGCTTCGCCGTGGAGCTCAAGCCGCTGGGCACGGGCTTCGTGAACCTGATCAAGATGATGATCTCGCCGGTCATCTTCTGCACGATCGTGCTGGGCATCGGCTCCGTGCGGAAGGCGGCGAAGGTCGGCGCCGTCGGCGGCCTGGCGCTCGGCTACTTCCTCCTGATGTCCACGGTGGCGCTGGCCATCGGGCTGGTCGTCGGCAACCTCCTGGAACCCGGCAGCGGGCTGCACCTGACGGACGCGCTGCGGCACGCGGGGGAGTCGCAGGCCAAGGGGGCGCACACCTCGACGCAGGACTTCCTGCTGGGCGTCATCCCCACCACGATCGTCTCCGCCCTCACCGGCGGCCAGGTCCTCCAGGCCCTGCTCGTCGCGCTCCTCACCGGCTTCGCGCTCCAGGCGATGGGCCCGGCGGGCGACCCGGTCATGCGGGGTGTCGGACATGTGCAGAAGCTGGTCTTCCGCATCCTCGCCATGATCATGTGGGTGGCGCCGGTGGGCGCGTTCGGCGCGATCGCCGCGCTGGTCGGGGCGACGGGCGTGGACGCGCTGAAGTCCCTGGCCGTCATCATGCTCGGCTTCTACACCACCTGCCTGATCTTCGTGGTCCTGGTGCTGGGCACCCTGCTGCGGCTGGTGGCGGGGGTGAACATCTTCGCGCTGCTGAAGTACCTGGGCCGCGAGTTCCTGCTGATCCTGTCCACCTCGTCGTCGGAGTCGGCCCTGCCGCGCCTGATCGCGAAGATGGAGCACCTGGGCGTCAGCAAGCCGGTGGTGGGCATCACCGTGCCCACCGGCTACTCCTTCAACCTGGACGGCACGGCCATCTACCTGACGATGTCGTCGCTGTTCGTGGCCGAGGCGATGGGGCAGCCCCTGTCGCTGGGGCAGCAGGTGTCGCTGCTCCTCTTCATGATCGTCGCTTCGAAGGGCGCGGCGGGCGTGACGGGCGCGGGTCTGGCGACGCTCGCGGGCGGCCTCCAGTCCCACCGGCCGGAACTGGTCGACGGCGTCGGCCTGATCGTCGGCATCGACCGCTTCATGAGCGAGGCGCGGGCCCTGACGAACTTCGCGGGCAACGCGGTGGCCACGGTGCTGATCGGCACGTGGACGAAGGAGATCGACCGGGCGCGGGTGGACGAGGTCCTGGCGGGACGGCTGCCTTTCGACGAGGCCTCGCTGACACCCGACGACCACGGTCACGTCCCGGGCCCGCGCGACGCGGCCAAGGAACCGGCGGGGGCCTGA
- a CDS encoding carbohydrate ABC transporter permease, translating to MTRARAHRTALRWLPLAPATTLLLLFLAGPIAYCVWLAFTDTQLTGQASASFVGLANFRRAFADDGFRNAVLLTLVFTVLSSLVGQNTLGFALAALMRRASKPVRTLTGAVVIAAWVLPEIVAAFLLYTFFNRRGTLNAVLEWLHLPQQNWLFTLPILAVSFANVWRGTAFSMLVYSAALAEIPQDVTEAAEVDGASGLRRLWHITLPMIRRSIGTNLMLNTLQTLSVFGLIWAMTRGGPGDRSQTLPVFMYDQAFLKSLIGYGTAIALLLLLVGAVFSAVYVRLLREEV from the coding sequence ATGACGCGGGCCCGCGCGCACCGCACGGCCCTGCGCTGGCTCCCCCTCGCCCCGGCGACCACCCTGCTCCTGCTCTTCCTCGCCGGTCCCATCGCCTACTGCGTCTGGCTCGCCTTCACCGACACCCAGCTCACCGGCCAGGCCTCGGCCTCCTTCGTCGGCCTCGCCAACTTCCGCAGGGCGTTCGCCGACGACGGCTTCCGCAACGCGGTCCTGCTCACGCTCGTCTTCACCGTCCTGTCGTCCCTCGTCGGCCAGAACACGCTGGGCTTCGCCCTCGCCGCCCTGATGCGGCGCGCGTCGAAGCCGGTCCGCACGCTGACGGGCGCGGTGGTGATCGCCGCGTGGGTGCTGCCGGAGATCGTGGCCGCCTTCCTCCTCTACACCTTCTTCAACCGCCGCGGCACGCTCAACGCCGTGCTGGAGTGGCTCCATCTGCCGCAGCAGAACTGGCTGTTCACCCTGCCCATCCTCGCCGTCTCCTTCGCCAACGTCTGGCGCGGCACGGCGTTCTCCATGCTGGTGTACTCCGCCGCGCTCGCCGAGATCCCCCAGGACGTCACGGAGGCGGCGGAGGTCGACGGCGCGAGCGGGCTCCGCCGCCTCTGGCACATCACCCTCCCGATGATCCGCCGCTCCATCGGCACCAATCTGATGCTGAACACCCTCCAGACCCTGTCGGTCTTCGGCCTCATCTGGGCCATGACCCGGGGCGGCCCCGGCGACCGCAGCCAGACGCTGCCGGTGTTCATGTACGACCAGGCGTTCCTGAAGTCGCTGATCGGGTACGGCACGGCGATCGCCCTGCTGCTCCTGCTGGTGGGGGCGGTGTTCTCGGCGGTGTACGTGCGGCTGCTGCGGGAGGAGGTGTGA
- a CDS encoding response regulator, whose product MSTSPGQAPAIRVLVVEDDPVAAAAHALYVGRVPGFTVAGVVHSRGDASQFLKRSAADGRPAVDLLLLDLYLPDGHGLALVRSLRTAGHGADVIAVTSARDLAVVREGVSLGVVQYVLKPFTFATLRDRLVRYAEFRAAAGEASGQEEVDRALAVLRAPQPVALPKGLALDTLQAITETLRAAGDEGISSGAAATAMGISRITARRYLEHLVGTGRAVRAPRYGQVGRPELRYRWLSRP is encoded by the coding sequence ATGAGCACGAGCCCGGGGCAGGCCCCCGCCATCCGCGTGCTGGTCGTGGAGGACGATCCCGTCGCCGCCGCCGCGCACGCGCTGTACGTGGGACGGGTGCCCGGGTTCACGGTGGCCGGCGTGGTGCACTCGCGCGGCGACGCCTCGCAGTTCCTCAAGCGGTCGGCGGCCGACGGGCGTCCGGCCGTCGACCTGCTCCTGCTCGACCTCTACCTCCCCGACGGACACGGCCTGGCGCTCGTCCGCTCCCTGCGCACCGCCGGGCACGGCGCGGACGTCATCGCGGTGACCTCGGCGCGCGACCTGGCCGTGGTCCGCGAGGGCGTCTCACTCGGCGTCGTCCAGTACGTGCTCAAGCCCTTCACCTTCGCGACGCTGCGCGACCGCCTCGTGCGCTACGCCGAGTTCCGGGCGGCGGCCGGGGAGGCGAGCGGCCAGGAGGAGGTCGACCGTGCCCTCGCCGTGCTGCGCGCGCCGCAGCCCGTCGCGCTGCCCAAGGGGCTCGCCCTGGACACCCTCCAGGCGATCACGGAGACGCTGCGCGCCGCCGGCGACGAGGGCATCTCCTCGGGCGCGGCCGCCACGGCCATGGGCATCTCCCGCATCACCGCGCGCCGTTACCTCGAGCACCTCGTCGGCACCGGGCGCGCCGTGCGGGCGCCGCGCTACGGGCAGGTCGGCCGGCCGGAGCTGCGCTACCGCTGGCTCAGCCGGCCCTGA
- a CDS encoding DUF5994 family protein, with translation MADSDTPRLPGLLPDAIHHAVRPGTALLRLETTQERGGVLDGAWWPRSRDIHAELPGLITALTEHLGPIMRVGLDGSAWEELPARLVVDDRVVHIDSFPVGDDTVLITRGDNDHFALLVVPPDTAPDAARAAMARAVRADNVTQAEQILIDTGGTPRT, from the coding sequence ATGGCCGATTCCGACACCCCACGCCTTCCCGGGCTTCTGCCGGACGCGATTCACCATGCCGTGAGACCCGGAACGGCGCTCCTGCGGCTGGAGACGACGCAAGAGCGCGGGGGAGTCCTGGACGGCGCGTGGTGGCCGCGCTCCCGGGACATCCATGCCGAGCTTCCCGGCCTGATCACCGCCCTGACCGAGCACCTCGGGCCCATCATGCGCGTGGGCCTGGACGGGAGTGCCTGGGAGGAGCTCCCGGCGCGGCTGGTCGTCGACGACCGGGTCGTGCACATCGACTCCTTCCCCGTCGGTGACGACACGGTCCTCATCACCCGGGGCGACAACGATCACTTCGCCCTGCTGGTGGTCCCGCCCGACACGGCACCCGACGCGGCACGGGCCGCGATGGCCAGAGCCGTTCGGGCCGACAACGTCACCCAGGCCGAACAGATCCTCATCGACACCGGCGGCACTCCGCGGACCTGA
- a CDS encoding DUF5994 family protein, with amino-acid sequence MAVTIDRTVTEEHAPSPPARLSLTPGSAPGLLDGAWWPRSRDLSRELPALAARLDHSWGRVTRVTVNPVFWPVIPRKVPVTGHTVHVGWFTNEQDPHKLLVFSYTADRLDLLIVPPETDPAAAARLMSAATTPGSLLTASRLMEDERAADDATESRDRQEEWETEGGTAPPPAGNPPGPPPSARGM; translated from the coding sequence ATGGCTGTCACCATCGACCGTACGGTCACCGAGGAACACGCCCCTTCGCCGCCCGCCCGCCTGTCCCTGACGCCAGGATCGGCGCCGGGGCTTCTGGACGGCGCCTGGTGGCCCCGCTCGCGCGACCTCTCCCGCGAGCTCCCGGCGCTGGCGGCGAGGCTGGACCACTCCTGGGGGCGGGTCACCCGCGTCACGGTGAATCCGGTCTTCTGGCCCGTGATCCCGCGGAAGGTTCCCGTCACCGGACACACGGTGCACGTGGGGTGGTTCACGAACGAGCAGGACCCGCACAAGCTCCTCGTGTTCTCCTACACCGCGGACCGCCTGGACCTGCTGATCGTCCCACCGGAGACCGACCCGGCCGCGGCCGCCAGGCTGATGTCCGCCGCGACCACCCCCGGAAGTCTCCTCACCGCGAGCAGGCTGATGGAGGACGAGCGAGCGGCCGACGACGCGACGGAGTCACGGGACCGCCAAGAGGAATGGGAGACCGAGGGCGGGACCGCGCCGCCACCGGCCGGGAACCCGCCCGGACCTCCGCCCTCCGCCCGAGGGATGTGA